The following are encoded in a window of Impatiens glandulifera chromosome 5, dImpGla2.1, whole genome shotgun sequence genomic DNA:
- the LOC124939250 gene encoding uncharacterized mitochondrial protein AtMg00810-like, whose translation MKKLGELGTFLGLQIKNFEKGLFVSQINYAKKLVDKFGMKYGKKSYTPLNVNPRLSRDEGTRLPDPRPYRALVGSLIYLTITRSDIAYVVGVVSRCLQEPRKPHLEEAKKILKYINTSLDIGLLYEKDAKLVLQGFADAGFAEDRDNRMSTSDFVFLCGNTSIS comes from the coding sequence atgaagaagcttGGTGAACTTGGAACTTTCCTTGGTCTACAAATCAAAAATTTCGAGAAAGGTCTATTTGTATCGCAGATCAACTACGCAAAGAAGTTGGTAGATAAGTTTGGTATGAAATATGGAAAAAAGAGTTATACTCCTCTCAACGTAAATCCTAGACTTAGTCGAGACGAAGGAACACGTCTACCAGATCCTCGTCCGTATCGTGCTCTTGTGGGAAGTCTGATTTATTTGACTATAACAAGGTCTGACATTGCTTATGTAGTTGGAGTGGTGAGTCGATGCTTGCAGGAGCCAAGGAAACCACACCTCGAGGAAGCAAAGAAAATTCTGAAGTATATTAACACCTCACTAGATATTGGTCTACTTTACGAAAAAGATGCAAAATTGGTCTTGCAAGGATTTGCGGATGCTGGCTTTGCTGAAGACCGAGACAATCGAATGTCCACAtctgattttgtttttctttgtggaaACACTAGCATATCTTAG